The Dioscorea cayenensis subsp. rotundata cultivar TDr96_F1 chromosome 19, TDr96_F1_v2_PseudoChromosome.rev07_lg8_w22 25.fasta, whole genome shotgun sequence genome includes a window with the following:
- the LOC120249930 gene encoding uncharacterized protein LOC120249930 isoform X1, whose amino-acid sequence MGSIRERRVMDNAIDDSGRGQRNRRINQTRHEGAANDIPEYAPETEGDQNAQPSQGNQTGVLQLVEAFTRVLTDITKKGKLHNGILEFKKLDPPAFKGSADPLDADEWLEEIEKIFSVTNFDNDQKVLYATFMLQGAAYDWWKMEKHTHELNPEPYTWEKFKTTFYNRYFPRYLRRQKEKEFINLQQEEMSVYEYENEFYRLVKYSLEIFSTEETRVQWFQQGLKPEIQLGLAPFEFETVSEVASKAKLVEWRLNEVQKETERHQKKRFRSTNLQVGEDGPPKKLDTQGRDGKSTLDDGGQCCRCGGFHDETNCHLNSRACFGCGQKGHLVADCPHKS is encoded by the coding sequence ATGGGATCAATACGTGAGAGGAGAGTTATGGATAATGCTATCGATGATTCTGGCAGGGGGCAGAGGAATCGGCGGATTAACCAAACTCGACATGAAGGAGCTGCTAATGACATTCCTGAATATGCCCCAGAAACAGAAGGTGATCAAAATGCCCAGCCTAGTCAAGGAAACCAAACTGGGGTGCTCCAATTAGTGGAAGCATTCACTCGAGTGCTGACAGATATAACGAAGAAGGGAAAACTGCATAATGGTATTTTGGAATTTAAGAAGTTAGACCCACCAGCTTTTAAAGGGTCTGCCGATCCACTGGATGCTGATGAGTGGCTAGAGGAAATAGAGAAAATATTTAGTGTTACAAATTTTGATAATGATCAAAAGGTATTATATGCCACCTTTATGCTGCAAGGGGCTGCATATGATTGGTGGAAGATGGAGAAGCATACGCATGAGCTCAATCCTGAACCATATACTTGGGAGAAGTTCAAGACAACATTTTATAATAGGTACTTCCCTAGATATCTTCGCCGCCAGAAAGAGAAGGAATTCATTAATCTCCAACAGGAAGAAATGTCAGTGTATGAatatgaaaacgagttttacaGACTTGTCAAGTATTCCCTTGAAATTTTTTCCACTGAGGAGACACGAGTCCAATGGTTTCAACAGGGGCTTAAACCTGAAATCCAACTAGGATTGGCACCTTTTGAGTTTGAAACTGTTTCTGAAGTGGCAAGCAAAGCCAAGCTAGTGGAATGGAGACTTAATGAAGTTCAGAAGGAAACTGAACGCCACCAAAAGAAGAGATTCAGGTCAACTAACTTACAAGTTGGTGAGGATGGACCACCTAAGAAATTGGATACTCAAGGCAGAGATGGCAAATCCACACTGGATGATGGTGGTCAATGTTGTAGATGTGGTGGTTTTCATGATGAAACTAATTGTCACTTGAATTCTAGAGCATGTTTTGGATGTGGTCAGAAGGGCCATTTAGTTGCAGATTGTCCACACAAGAGCTAG
- the LOC120249930 gene encoding uncharacterized protein LOC120249930 isoform X2: MKVRSSVKKLCEFCKTIKRRGRVYVICTANPKHKQRQGISTFAYEGPLPSVSSEVAAAAAQEPPPPKYSWPIGLASLINKNVK, encoded by the exons ATGAAGGTCAGGTCATCTGTGAagaaattatgtgaattttgtAAGACAATCAAACGTCGTGGAAGGGTTTATGTTATATGTACTGCCAATCCCAAGCATAAGCAACGACAGGGCATTTCTACATTTGCTTACGAGGGACCACTGCCTTCTGT GTCCTCTGaagttgctgctgctgctgcacaAGAGCCACCACCTCCCAAGTATAGCTGGCCTATAGGATTGGCATctcttataaataaaaatgttaaatag
- the LOC120250026 gene encoding uncharacterized protein LOC120250026 gives MAARSAVVAASTLVRSSLRSPAPSLIARRGLSGGGDHHGPPKINFWQDPLSPSKWKEEHFVLVSLSGWGLLIYGGFKLFGGKKETKEVVAEVKH, from the exons ATGGCTGCTCGTTCTGCGGTTGTGGCGGCTTCGACCTTGGTTCGCTCTTCTCTTCGTTCTCCGGCGCCCAGTTTGATCGCCCGCCGTGGTCTTTCCGGCGGCGGAG ATCATCATGGGCCTCCGAAAATTAACTTTTGGCAAGACCCGCTAAGCCCATCAAAATGGAAGGAAGAACAT TTTGTGCTTGTCAGTTTAAGTGGTTGGGGTTTGCTGATCTATGGAGGATTTAAACTTTTTGGTgggaaaaaggaaacaaaagag GTAGTGGCAGAAGTCAAGCACTGA
- the LOC120250586 gene encoding ATP phosphoribosyltransferase 2, chloroplastic-like → MAATLELHSVLRLPSLPSPPRWAIHRASIVCRAVSAASPPILVADGELEALDGRERTVARIGLPSKGRMAEETLELLKACQLTVKQANPRQYVAYIPQLENLEVWFQRPKDIVRKLKSGDLDLGIVGLDTVTEHGQGSEDLVLIHDELDFGHCHLSIAIPQYGIFENVNSIEELAQMPHWTEERPLRIATGFSYLGPKFTAEKGLKHVIFSSADGALEAAPAMGIADGILDLVSSGTTLRENDLKEIEGGVVLESQGVLVGSKKALIQREGVLESTHEILERLEAHLRAVGQFTVVANMRGSSEQEVAERILGHAELSGLQGPTISPVYCERDGKVVVDYYAIVICVPRKALYKSVQELRAISGSGVLVSELTYIFEEDTPRWCKLLSKLGF, encoded by the exons ATGGCGGCGACCCTCGAGCTCCACTCCGTGCTGCGCCTCCCTTCCTTGCCCTCTCCTCCGCGATGGGCCATCCATCGCGCCTCCATCGTATGCCGCGCCGTCTCTGCTGCGTCGCCCCCGATCTTGGTCGCCGATGGTGAGCTGGAGGCTCTGGATGGCCGCGAGCGCACCGTCGCCCGCATCGGATTGCCTAGCAAGGGCCGCATGGCTGAGGAAACACTGGAGCTTCTCAAG GCTTGTCAGCTGACGGTGAAACAGGCGAATCCGAGGCAGTACGTGGCTTACATTCCTCAG CTCGAGAACTTGGAGGTGTGGTTTCAGCGACCTAAAGATATTGTTCGTAAATTAAAGTCTGGAGATCTAGACCTTGGTATTGTAGGTTTAGATACTGTCACTGAGCATGGACAG GGAAGTGAGGATTTGGTTCTCATTCATGATGAACTCGATTTTGGACATTGTCATTTATCTATTGCA ATTCCCCAATATGGAATTTTCGAAAATGTGAACTCCATAGAAGAGCTAGCGCAAATGCCTCATTGGACAGAGGAGAGACCTTTAAGAATAGCAACGGGATTTTCATAC CTTGGCCCTAAGTTTACAGCAGAGAAGGGTCTGAAGCATGTTATCTTTTCAAGTGCTGATGGGGCACTGGAGGCAGCTCCAGCG ATGGGGATAGCAGATGGAATTCTGGATCTAGTGAGTAGTGGGACAACTTTGCGCGAAaatgatttgaaagaaattgaAGGTGGTGTTGTTTTGGAAAGCCAG GGTGTACTAGTTGGTAGTAAAAAAGCCTTGATCCAGCGTGAAGGGGTATTAGAAAGTACCCATGAGATTCTGGAAAGACTAGAAGCACACTTAAGGGCGGTTGGGCAATTTACG GTAGTTGCAAACATGAGGGGAAGCAGTGAGCAAGAAGTGGCAGAGAGGATTCTTGGTCATGCTGAATTATCTGGCTTGCAG GGGCCGACGATAAGCCCAGTGTACTGTGAACGAGATGGTAAGGTTGTGGTGGACTATTATGCGATTGTCATATGTGTGCCACGAAAGGCCCTTTATAAATCTGTTCAGGAATTAAGAGCG ATAAGCGGCAGTGGAGTTCTGGTCTCTGAGTTAACATACATATTTGAAGAAGATACTCCAAGATGGTGCAAGTTGCTTTCAAAACTTGGGTTTTGA
- the LOC120283894 gene encoding myb-like protein X yields MRPGSKLKDSMAGSGNRKRPFGMLLLLALGAALLSIVLLNKLRERRVFGLLLQDKDQQLLAIQLLLQKEQDHSKEIKRKLEDMKAKAFTLRTQKTEFANKLTESQVTTAYLRRIQKEMETALHEKQKQINALMEKEAESIKENLRIATLTGLLKEKEAEIEEMKHQLMNPNSSKHNDENTSRNDTLNNNVTETEKHEDENTSRGDTLNGNATEADKHGDENTPRSNTLSDNAAEEDKHEADATTQNASVEQLPNSEEGKEVPKEGQVGDANGIAGKEEETKPREGQWIKFLTNADDAKVNDEANINTDQNAKSMGKEQLEMIKDIHGGEQTREASEISQEGIDSEAKDRESKGRQVVNFKEVNLTEENKSKVHEDTDLERQEKSPDGNEQQTSPMEPNLVVEGNEPKMRHRHHRRNKTKGRKHRMTIMEEDGPETNSNGHSEDSEKNEGTKDESLNDKEGSVLNNNLPQMPDSSETIERQAESSQKDDKNASQDGINDGKSVMTSNSAYGEDASKSMQNGAISKSDESNNEAGRNMIDAKTESMDSTNQQLQNTQNLDETENSQKHEDDTNEIAKTEEQTEVASENGLSDAHDSSQENEDSMASSNTDDATVDLRKASNGITHDDSIKDALHNEGNQEQEDLPKQNNNDN; encoded by the exons ATGAGACCTGGAAGTAAGCTGAAGGACAGCATGGCAGGGTCCGGCAACAGGAAGAGGCCTTTTGGCATGCTGTTGTTGCTGGCATTAGGCGCGGCACTGCTGAGCATTGTGCTTTTGAACAAACTGAGGGAGCGGCGCGTCTTTGGTCTTCTTCTCCAAGACAAGGATCAACAGCTTCTTGCTATCCAGCTTCTCCTGCag AAGGAACAAGATCACTCCAaggaaattaaaagaaaattggaaGACATGAAAGCAAAGGCATTCACCTTGAGAACTCAAAAAACGGAGTTTGCCAACAAACTCACAGAATCACAAGTCACAACAGCTTACCTCAGAAGGATACAAAAAGAGATGGAGACAGCCCTTCACGAGAAACAGAAACAGATTAATGCATTGATGGAGAAGGAAGCAGAATCCATTAAGGAAAACCTTCGAATAGCAACTTTAACAGGACTATTGAAGGAGAAAGAAGCCGAAATAGAAGAAATGAAGCATCAGCTAATGAATCCAAATTCATCTAAGCATAATGATGAAAATACTTCAAGAAATGACACTTTGAATAACAATGTTACAGAAACAGAAAAACATGAAGACGAAAATACTTCAAGAGGCGACACTTTAAATGGCAATGCAACAGAAGCGGACAAGCATGGAGATGAAAATACTCCAAGAAGTAACACTCTAAGTGACAATGCTGCAGAAGAAGACAAGCATGAAGCAGATGCAACCACACAAAATGCGTCTGTAGAACAGCTTCCAAACtctgaagaaggaaaagaagtgCCCAAGGAAGGACAGGTTGGAGATGCAAATGGAATTGCAGGTAAAGAAGAGGAGACTAAACCCAGAGAAGGGCAATGGATCAAGTTCCTTACAAATGCAGATGATGCGAAGGTGAATGATGAAGCTAATATTAACACTGATCAAAATGCAAAAAGCATGGGCAAAGAGCAGCTCGAGATGATCAAAGATATTCATGGTGGTGAACAAACAAGAGAAGCAAGTGAAATCAGTCAAGAAGGCATTGATTCGGAGGCTAAAGATAGGGAATCTAAAGGCAGGCAAGTTGTTAACTTTAAGGAGGTTAATCTTACAGAAGAGAACAAAAGCAAAGTTCATGAAGACACAGACTTGGAAAGGCAAGAGAAGTCTCCAGATGGGAATGAACAGCAAACATCTCCCATGGAGCCAAATTTGGTTGTTGAAGGCAATGAACCTAAAATGAGGCATCGGCATCATAGAAGGAACAAAACCAAGGGTAGAAAACACAGAATGACTATTATGGAAGAAGATGGACCAGAGACGAATAGCAATGGGCACTCAGAAGATTCAGAAAAGAATGAGGGAACAAAAGATGAAAGCTTGAATGATAAAGAAGGCTCAGTTTTGAACAACAATCTGCCCCAAATGCCAGATAGCTCTGAAACCATAGAAAGGCAAGCAGAATCAAGCcaaaaagatgataaaaatGCATCACAAGATGGTATAAATGATGGGAAGTCAGTAATGACTTCAAATTCTGCTTATGGTGAAGATGCCagcaaaagcatgcaaaatgGAGCAATCTCAAAGTCTGATGAAAGCAACAATGAAGCCGGGAGGAATATGATAGACGCTAAAACAGAAAGCATGGATTCTACCAACCAGCAGTTGCAAAATACTCAAAACTTGGATGAAACTGAAAATTCACAGAAACATGAAGATGACACCAATGAAATTGCAAAGACAGAGGAACAAACTGAAGTAGCTTCTGAAAATGGTTTATCAGATGCACACGATAGTTCTCAGGAGAATGAAGATAGCATGGCTAGCAGCAATACAGATGATGCCACAGTTGATTTGAGGAAAGCATCAAATGGTATCACACATGATGACTCCATTAAAGACGCCTTACATAATGAGGGCAATCAAGAGCAGGAAGatttgccaaaacaaaataacaatgaCAACTGA